The DNA segment GGTTGTACTTCGCGTACTCCTGCGCCCAGAACAGGTCGTTGCGGTACGCCGCCATCTGCGGAGTGTCCGAGACAAAGACGGCGAGGTCGCGGTCGACCAGCCCTTGGTTGTGCGGAAGCTTCTGCGCCACACCAATGTGATACTCGGCCAGTTCCTTGCCGATGTTCCGCGAACCAGAGTGGAGCGTGAGCCACACACGATCCTCATAATCGAACAAAAGTTCGATGTAGTGGTTGCCGGCTCCGAGCGTCCCCATCTGCAAACCCGCCCTTTCCCGCCGGAACTTGACGGCTTCAGCAACCCCATCGAACCGCCCCCAGAAGACATCCCACCCGGCAGTGACCAACGCATGGAACCGCCCCGGCTCAACAGGGCTGTCATGCATCCCGCGCCCCACCGGAATCGCCTGCTCGATCTTCGACCGCAGCCGCGACAGGTCACCCGGCAGGTCGTTGGCCGTCAGCGACGTCTTCACCGCCGACATCCCGCACCCGATGTCCACCCCCACCGCCGCAGGACACACAGCCCCGCGCATCGCGATGACGGACCCGACCGTCGCCCCCTTCCCGTAATGCACGTCCGGCATCACGGCGAGGCCCTTGATCCACGGCAGGGTCGCGACGTTCCGCAGCTGCTGGAGCGCCCCGTCCTCGACCGTCGCCGGGTCGGTCCACATACGGATGGGAACCTTCGCGCCCGGCATCTCCACGTACGACATAACGTCCTCAATCCCCCGGAAAACACATACAAGTCTGAAATCGCAAAACCGGCACCAAGGTCGATGAAAGGGACAACGGACCGGCGCCCACGGCAGTGCGTGCGATACACATTGTCTCCAGTGGGCGCCCCCGCGCGGCAAGCGAATAACCAGCGGGGACACTGAAAGACCGGCAACGGACCGACTACAAGAGCCACCGTCGAGAGGAGCCTGACCGTGCAGCGGAAGGCCTACGTATCCGGCGTCGCCGCACTCCTCGCGGCGCTGCTGGCCGGCTGCACCGGCAGCTCCGAAGACGGCGGCACGGCCGACGGCTCCAACCCCGGCGACTCCGGCACGGCGACCGCGGCGGCCGAGCCCGGCCGGTACGACACGCTGCCCGAACCGTGCGGCGTGGTCGGCGAGGACACGCTCGACTCGCTCCTGCCGGGCATCAGGCAGATC comes from the Streptomyces sp. NBC_00443 genome and includes:
- a CDS encoding RtcB family protein, whose product is MSYVEMPGAKVPIRMWTDPATVEDGALQQLRNVATLPWIKGLAVMPDVHYGKGATVGSVIAMRGAVCPAAVGVDIGCGMSAVKTSLTANDLPGDLSRLRSKIEQAIPVGRGMHDSPVEPGRFHALVTAGWDVFWGRFDGVAEAVKFRRERAGLQMGTLGAGNHYIELLFDYEDRVWLTLHSGSRNIGKELAEYHIGVAQKLPHNQGLVDRDLAVFVSDTPQMAAYRNDLFWAQEYAKYNRTIMMALLKDVIRKEFKRAKPTFEPEISCHHNYVAEERYEGMDLLVTRKGAIRAGSGEYGIIPGSMGTNSYIVKGLGNEKAFNSASHGAGRRMSRNAAKRRFTTKDLEEQTRGVECRKDSGVVDEIPGAYKPIEQVMDQQRDLVEVVAKLKQFICVKG